The Solanum pennellii chromosome 4, SPENNV200 genomic interval agatacttaggtcaagtCACAATATAGTTTATAAcgtagatcatcttctcaagaactagaataaaAGATTACAAATCATCCTAATTTTGTTCATGATTAgtataaaaacatcatctagtagtaattcaacaaataacctagtcaattgaacaaaatacaacctaatttatatcaagatcaaacctagggttaagggtcaaggaTCATCTAATACAAACTAGATCAAACCataaagatatatcataattaagttaggaTACAccttaatatattcataatatctaaaaaaaatcataaaaaaatcaattcgtaccataatttttgagattgagaaagaccACATGAAAACTCTACTTTTGAAAATAcattgaaggaaccctttgagaaaagaggtttcaaaggtgaattagatctaatagcttaatgtttgatgaagaattaatGGTGAAATCTTACCTTTACATCCCACAAAACCCTCCACTAGCTTGGTATTCAATGGTGTTTTcctatagagagagaaagaagagaaaaggaagagagttttgttttgagagttgtgattagtctaatggggttggggtctttatattggGAGGGGGGGTTAGTTAAGTTAATTAGACTTAtattaatccctaactaaccacCAAACAccttaattaattgtttaagaCTTAGCTAAACATGTGCAGCAAAAACAAGTCACTCACTcacgagaccccgtcgacgcCTCGTGCCTCAATCGACGGACCAGCCCCCTTCCGTGTTGCACAttcgtcgatgagttcagagagtgTGAAAAATAGACCCTTAAATGAATTGattaagtgttggtcgacggatGGCATCGCGCCCCGTCGATCAACACACGCCTCGTCGATGCCctctcgtgggtgcacactgcctaggcagtgtttgATTCCAGTTGCAAGGGTCTTCCTCAATGGttcttggttggtccttgggaagtcgtacccaGAAGTTTTGGCCATGAATCTCActttaaacacatgttagacacccttccacaaattttcgTCGTTTTcggactcctaaaagctagtcaaataggctaaggcactctagtacctccttgaactacttttcggatgtcatggacgttcttggacgttttggtttctagacttcctaaatgacttatattcatttcaatggaccttaaaacaatgtCTAGACCTTATTAACttgtgttaggctctagaacccgtcttagatttttgaagtgttacacgAGCATGAGTTTAGATAACTCACATCTCGATAAAACTATGGacccaccatgggtagaaaaagaTCATACTTTTTTAGATTAACCCTTTTCACAGAAGACTACTGGATTCATAAGGCAGTTTAGGTACTATACTTTTTTTTCGGGTATAGGATGCGACTGCAGCGTGAGGTATATcgtcagttagagaaactcctataatagttattatattttcatatacattagtttagtgtatttttatatacatttcaGAGTTATGTCATATACTTGCATATACAGAGAGTTGATATCATGTTTTAAATAAactttttctattatattgcacttgttttaaattgctttataatgaaatgagttagtAAGTATTCAtaagttgagcagagccaaggtaactGTTCCTCGCAAAATCTCCTTCAAGCTTATGTTGTTAGGCATTACAAATTGCATACCCGTACATGTATTGATGTTAGTTAGcatgcatcgtattatgatgttGATGCAAGTAACGAGGATCGGCATCCAGCGTACCGTTGATCCAATTGAGCATTCCAGAGTCAGTTGGGTCACCCTCCTTGCATTTCTGAGGACTCTTTTACTTGTTTTCCAGTTTAgatcattaggatgttgtgggatTTGCCCCAACAACCATCTTATTTATATTAGAGGCTTCATGGACAGTCGTATGTTAgttcttttggtcttttcattattatttctattgttAAGACTTGGGTCGCCATTTTTGGTCGAGATAAATGTTTAATCTTTAAAACATTCTCAGTTATTATATTTTCAGTTCAGTTAGTTTCATTGACTTGATAGATATGAATATTttcttccgctgagtaagtaagtcaaGTCAAGGGTTCTTTTGGGGCTAGCAATGGTCATCGAGTGTCAGTTTCGCTTAGGATGTAGGCTCGGAGCATGACaaaaaacatcataattcataacaacttaaaatattttacaataattgacaattcaaaatacttaaaattatatgtaaaattaattaaatattaaatttcaaaCGTATCACATAACTTGAGACAAAAAAGTAGAGTGATTACATATTTCTATATGTGTGTctcataataaatcataaataaaagagttaaattGATAGagcaataaatgaaaaaaaaagtacaacaTCTTTTTACGTAAAATACTATAAATTCGGAACCAAAAGAATAAcatattgttttaaaattatgtatattcaATAGGTCTCAATAAtttataacttaatttttttcaaaaaaaattataaaaaaaatatttgaacaacTCTCCAAAtttatatatcacataaattatgataaaaataaataacatatattaagtCCATGCTGACACAAACTACGTATCTAGTAGTATAAGAGAGAATAAACAAGCACACCTACCTCATGATAAACATGCTTGCTGACCATGAAGGCATTTTCagtatttattcatattaaagCTAAAAAGGTCTTGTAAGTTGAGCCATCAAAAGTTGTACCTTAGTTCTAGTTGACGAAAAAGACATTTTAttaatcacatttatgccctcttttttatattataattctTGATAAAACAATTTTTATGGAGAAAAAGCGTAAAATCATGtttgtatgttataactatagtttaTATAATTGCGTTGTATagcaaattttatgtttgttatggagcttTTGATTTGTATTATTCGTCAGTATAtccaattttatataaattgtttaatattgtataaatttattcatacattataatttgtataataagaTATGTATTCGTTtaatcataagtgtataggacgaaaatatatgtatttatatttatatatatacatttttctctcgctttatacaaatacaaacgcattttatacatttgtatatcGAATAAATAATTGTATACCGGACCAGATGGCAACAAAATGAATTTTGCtgcaaataacaaataaaataaatcagagctataacatttaatattaatttaataatttgttatttcatataattttctcGTTCTCTGCTGCAGTACGGCGCATATAATTCTACCTTTgcattttatatatttgcttgcttttaattttattgcacTAGTCATCTTGtactttttgttaaaaaaaagaagaagagagcgATACTTCATGTCttttatatattgtttattAAAGTGATAAGGTTCTCACAATTCAACTTTTGCATGTTATATACTTTGCTCCTGATTTACAATTTTATTACAATAGAgtgattttcatgtttttttaataatcctTATTGAAGTAACAATTACCTCAATTATTAGCTTCCTACCTCgtcaaaaaagttattttacttCTTCAATTTTTAACAACTATTGTAAAGTATTTTCTCATTAAGTAAAAAAAACCGAGTTACTTTTTCATAATTATGTTATTGGAGTATTTAATAAGTAATATTtagttataattaatattaatttaattttgaaactaattaaaaataataagatcacataaacattaaaaaattaaaaataaatatcttatttCACTTTTATAACATTGGACAAGCACCACTAGTTGTTAAATGTAATGTGTTACACAAAAGTAAGTCTTCTTGGTCTACGTTGACTTGACTTGTGCATTAATCATACGGCAGGGAAGACTACACCAAATGTTCAAAGTCTCCTCCTAAAAGCAAAGACTTACTGTTGCGATTTACACGTTTATTCCTCGATTTCACATTaattgattataatattataaatgttgtttctcttaataaacaaaaaatatattaattaaaattttccgctaattcttttttaaagtattcatatatatttataaaatctcATATATTACCTTTATCTCGCTCATACAATTGGTGGAGCCAGAATTTTTGACAAAGGGTGTCTAGAAATAATAACTTAATGTTAAAGGTGtctaaaatatgttatttaatcatttcgtatatcattttatttatatatgttatatttttttcgaCGAAGGGTATACACCCTTACCACTTGCACTGTGATATATTCTATCTCTTTCAGATACATCTCTCCCCTGTGTATTTGAATATCATATCTCCTATCTCGAATACATTTGATGTATGTGAAAGTCCAATATTACATCcgaaatttataaatttaagagatatttataattttaacaaaataatgtaattaattcTTAGCAGTATGAAATTTACGTAAATAAACAACAAGCTTAGAGGTGATTATTTGagtaaaatacaatttaaaaaaaatatatggggCCACCATTATTTGAGTATTGGAATTTCCACAAAAAGATTGGAAGTTGTCAAAAAATGAGTTCCCACTAGTAGAAGCAATTCGATTGGAGATAGGCAGGCATTTTTGATTGGAGGAGATGTTAAGTTATTAGcgtaatttatataaaaatgaaggTCTTAATTGTAAACAAAGTTTGTATATAAGGTAGCTCAAAGTTTTTGAGGGAAGCAAATAATGGATTGTCTAGTAGTAGTTTTGCTACTTTTTACACTTGTGACTTGTTCAGTATGTGAGACCTTCTTTGAAGAACGATTTGATGGTAAGCAGATTATTTGAAATTGTATTAGAATTGTGAAATAATATAaactatattaaatatatatatatatatatatatatatatatatgtgattgaAGATGGTTGGCGGAACAAATGGGTGAAGTCTGAGTGGAAAAGCAGTGAAGGAAAAGCAGGGAAATTTAAGCACACAGCGGGCAACTGGCCTGGTGATCCTGATGACAGAGGTttcttcttatttaattttcctAACATAAACTTTTCAAATCTCTCAATTCTCATACTTAAACACTTAACATGATATAAATGAATTTGCAGGTCTTCAGACAACAAGTGATGCCAAACATTTTGCCCTCTCTGCAAAGATACCGGAATTTAGCAATAAAAACACAACACTGGTTGTACAGTATTCTATTAAGTTTGAGCAAGATATTGAATGTGGAGGAGGCTACATAAAGCTTCTCTCTGGATATGTCAATCAGAAGAAATTCGGAGGAGACACCCCATACAGGTCATttctcaagattttttttttattttgtcgACATAGCCAATGTTTTTTCCCTTAATTCCTTATCAAGTATGTTGTCACCCGTTAGCAATGCAACACTTAGGTTTTCATAAATTAGTTTGCATTGCCCACATATCTtgttcatcataatataatatgcTTCAGTGGAATTTGTACACTCAATATCTTAGTTCTAAGAGTTACTAAAAAGAATTAATGTAATGATAATTTCCTCTGCAACTATTTTCGTGATCTAAATTTGCTGTGTTGCTGCAGTTTTATGTTTGGACCAGATATATGTGGTACACAGACAAAGAAACTTCATGTTATACTTTCCTACCAAGGACAGAATTACCCCATCAAGAAGGAATTAGAATGTGAAACAGACAAATTAACACATTTCTACACCTTCATTCTTAGACTTGATGCATCATACAGCATCTGGATTGATGGTAGAGAAAGAGATTCTGGAAGTATGTACACAGATTGGGACATACTTCCTCCCCGCAAAATTAAGGCTGTAAATGCAAAAAAGGTATACCATCTTGAGGTTAGGTGATTTGGGAAACTCAGGAATACCTAATTGCCTTCCATCCCTttagtattttaatttgttaaggTTTTTGTTCTTCTATGGTGTTTTACCAGACACTTGTTTTCCTTGCTTTATAGCCTACTGACTGGGATGATAGGGAATATATAGAGGATCCAAATGATGTCAAACCTGAGGTAATTAATTTATGATGTATGCGTTAGGTTTCTGTAGGTTTTATCAATCTGCTTTGGATCGTCACTTATTTGTATCTTTTTTATTCAAGGGATATGATTCTATTCCAAGAGAGATTCCGGACCCAAAAGCTAAAAAGGTTAGTCCGCAACTGCAACATAATTGATGGAAACCATGTTTATACCTGCATTGTGACTGAGAATCTATGAGTTCCTTTTCTGTCATCCTAGAAAGCCTTTTTCATCTACCTTTATAAGTatcaacttttcttttttgatatataGCTTTttcatagtatatatatatatattaaaaataaaaataaaaaaaaattgttttctttgaTCAGCCTATTTACTGGGATGACGAAGATGATGGTATGTGGAAGGCACCCAAAGTACCTAATCCAGCATACCGGCCGGGTGCATGGAAAAGGAAGGTATGATACAAAAATCTTTTTCAATGGTTAGTTATTAAGCATGAACAGCTTAAGTTAGTACTGGAAtatctaaaaatttattttatgatgcaGAAAATTAAGAACCCCAATTATAAAGGGAAATGGAAGATCCCCTGGATTGATAATCCAGGTAATGAATGTTTGCAATCATATCATACTGCACGTGACACTTCTATGAAGTTTTaggagaaaattggaaaataaaaCCTGATCTTTCTCTTTGTTTTCAGAATTTGAAGATGATCCTGATCTCTACGTGCTGAAGCCAATCAAATATGTCGGTATTGAAGTTTGGCAGGTGACACAGACCATCTTCTTCTTAATCAATGTCGTCTTTTCTGACTAATAGTAAAAAGTGGATTGTAATATGTTGGAGTGCAGGTAAAGGCAGGTTCTATTTTTGATAACATTCTGATTGGCGATGATCCAGATTATGCAAAACAAGTGATTCAGGAAGTGTTTTCCCATAGGGAGGTCTGTACTTGATCCTTTATCCTTTACTAGTAATTTGTATATTGATATATCTTGTACTACATAAAGAGTTTCTTGAAACATTTCGTTAGGCTGAAAAGGAGGCTTTCGAAGAGGCAGAGAAAGTGAGAAAAGCAAAAGAGGAAGAGGT includes:
- the LOC107015866 gene encoding calreticulin-3-like isoform X2, producing MDCLVVVLLLFTLVTCSVCETFFEERFDDGWRNKWVKSEWKSSEGKAGKFKHTAGNWPGDPDDRGLQTTSDAKHFALSAKIPEFSNKNTTLVVQYSIKFEQDIECGGGYIKLLSGYVNQKKFGGDTPYSFMFGPDICGTQTKKLHVILSYQGQNYPIKKELECETDKLTHFYTFILRLDASYSIWIDGRERDSGSMYTDWDILPPRKIKAVNAKKPTDWDDREYIEDPNDVKPEGYDSIPREIPDPKAKKPIYWDDEDDGMWKAPKVPNPAYRPGAWKRKKIKNPNYKGKWKIPWIDNPEFEDDPDLYVLKPIKYVGIEVWQVKAGSIFDNILIGDDPDYAKQVIQEVFSHREAEKEAFEEAEKVRKAKEEEKAQRSREEGERRRRERGRDRHRDRYKRDEL
- the LOC107015866 gene encoding calreticulin-3-like isoform X1, with protein sequence MDCLVVVLLLFTLVTCSVCETFFEERFDDGWRNKWVKSEWKSSEGKAGKFKHTAGNWPGDPDDRGLQTTSDAKHFALSAKIPEFSNKNTTLVVQYSIKFEQDIECGGGYIKLLSGYVNQKKFGGDTPYSFMFGPDICGTQTKKLHVILSYQGQNYPIKKELECETDKLTHFYTFILRLDASYSIWIDGRERDSGSMYTDWDILPPRKIKAVNAKKPTDWDDREYIEDPNDVKPEGYDSIPREIPDPKAKKPIYWDDEDDGMWKAPKVPNPAYRPGAWKRKKIKNPNYKGKWKIPWIDNPEFEDDPDLYVLKPIKYVGIEVWQVKAGSIFDNILIGDDPDYAKQVIQEVFSHREAEKEAFEEAEKVRKAKEEEKAQRSREEGERRRRERGRDRHRDRYKRRYHHDYMYDDHDEL